One Lutra lutra chromosome 7, mLutLut1.2, whole genome shotgun sequence DNA window includes the following coding sequences:
- the AHSA1 gene encoding activator of 90 kDa heat shock protein ATPase homolog 1, translating to MAKWGEGDPRWIVEERADATNVNNWHWTERDASNWSTDKLKTLFLAVRVQNEEGRCEVTEVNKLDGEASINNRKGKLIFFYEWSIKLNWTGTSKSGVLYKGHVEIPNLSDENSVDEVEISVSLAKDEPDTNLVALMKEEGVKLLREAMGIYISTLKTEFTQGMILPTMNGEAVDSTGRPALKTEERKAKSAPSKTQARPVGVKIPTCKITLRETFLTSPEELYRVFTTQELVQAFTHAPAMLEADKGGKFHLVDGNVSGEFTDLVPEKLIVMKWRFKSWPEGHFATITLTFLDKSGETELCMEGRGVPAPEEERTRQGWQRYYFEGIKQTFGYGARLF from the exons ATGGCCAAGTGGGGTGAGGGTGACCCACGCTGGATCGTGGAGGAGCGGGCGGACGCCACCAACGTCAACAACTGGCACTG GACAGAGAGGGATGCTTCAAATTGGTCCACGGATAAGCTGAAAACCCTGTTCCTGGCAGTGCGGGTGCAAAATGAGGAAGGCAGATGTGAGGTGACGGAAGTGAATAAGCTTGATGGAGAGGCATCCATTAACAATCGCAAAGGCAAACTGATCTTCTTTTATGAGTGGAGCATCAAACTAAACTGGACAG GTACCTCTAAGTCTGGAGTGCTGTACAAGGGGCATGTGGAGATCCCCAATTTGTCTGATGAAAACAGTGTGGATGAAGTAGAG ATTAGTGTGAGCCTTGCCAAAGATGAGCCTGACACAAATCTCGTGGCCTTAATGAAGGAAGAAGGGGTGAAACTTCTAAGAGAAGCAATGGGAATTTACATCAGCACTCTCAAAACAG AGTTCACGCAGGGCATGATCTTGCCTACGATGAACGGAGAGGCAGTAGACTCGACCGGGCGGCCAGCACTGAAAACTGAGGAGCGCAAG GCTAAGTCTGCTCCTTCAAAAACCCAGGCCAGACCTGTTGGTGTCAAAATCCCCACTTGTAAGATCACCCTTAGAGAAACCTTCCTGACCTCACCAGAGGAGCTCTATAGAGTCTTTACCACTCAAGAG CTCGTTCAGGCCTTTACCCATGCTCCCGCAATGCTGGAAGCAGACAAAGGTGGGAAGTTTCACCTGGTAGATGGCAACGTCTCTGGGGAGTTCACTGATCTG GTCCCTGAGAAACTGATTGTGATGAAATGGAGGTTTAAATCTTGGCCAGAAG ggCACTTTGCCACCATCACCTTGACCTTCCTGGACAAGAGCGGAGAGACTGAGCTGTGCATGGAAGGCAGAGGCGTGCCGGCCCCCGAGGAGGAGCGGACGCGGCAGGGCTGGCAACGGTACTACTTCGAGGGCATCAAACAGACCTTCGGCTACGGCGCGCGCTTGTTCTAG
- the VIPAS39 gene encoding spermatogenesis-defective protein 39 homolog, which translates to MNRTKVDEEEYWNSSKFKAFTFDDEDDELSQLKESKRAVNSLRDFVDDEDDDDLERVSWSGEPVGSISWSIKETAGNSGSSQEGREQLKSRNSFSTYAQLPKPPSTYSLSSFFRGRTRPGSFQSLSDALSDVPAKSYAPELGRPKGEYRDYSNDWSPSDTVRRLRKGKVCSLERFRSLQDKLQLLEEAVSMHDGNVITAVLIFLKRTLSKEILFRELEVRQVALRHLIHFLKEIGDQKLLLDLFRFLDRTEELALSHYREHLNIQDPEKRKEFLKTCIGLPFSAEDSAHIQDHYTLLERQIIIEANDRHLESAGQTEIFRKHPRKASILNMPLVTTLFYSCFYHYTEAEGTFSSPVNLKKTFKIPDKQYVLTALAARAKLRAWHDVDALFTTKNWLGYTKKRAPIGFHRVVEILHKNSAPVQVLQEYVNLVEDVDTKLNLATKFKCHDVVIDTCRDLKDRQQLLAYRSKVDKGSSEEEKIDAILNSSQIRWKN; encoded by the exons ATGAATCGGACAAAGGTTGATGAGGAGGAGTATTGGAACAGCTCCAAGTTCAAGGCTTTCACCTTTGACGATGAAGATGATGAACTCTCACAG CTAAAGGAATCCAAGAGAGCAGTGAATAGTCTTCGCGACTTCGTGGATGATGAGGATGACGATGACCTGGAGAGAGTCAGCTGGAGTGGGGAACCTGTGGGAA GTATCTCATGGTCCATCAAAGAGACTGCTGGCAATAGTGGGTCAAGCCAGGAGGGGCGTGAACAGCTAAAGAGCCGAAACAGCTTCTCCACTTATGCGCAACTACCCAAACCTCCTTCTACATACTCCCTGAGCAGCTTTTTTAGAG GGAGAACTCGACCTGGAAGCTTCCAGTCCCTTTCTGATG CTCTGTCAGACGTACCTGCCAAAAGCTATGCTCCAGAGCTGGGCCGACCCAAGGGGGAGTACAGG GATTACAGCAATGACTGGAGCCCCAGTGACACAGTGCGACGCCTCCGGAAGGGCAAG GTCTGCTCACTAGAAAGATTCCGCTCCTTACAGGACAAGCTACAACTCCTAGAGGAAGCAGTAAGCATGCATGATGGAAATGTCATTACTGCG GTTCTGATCTTCCTGAAGAGGACCCTGAGCAAAG AGATCCTGTTCCGAGAGCTGGAGGTGCGACAGGTTGCCCTGAGGCATCTCATCCACTTCCTTAAAGAGATAGGGGATCAAAAGCTGCTTTTGGACCTCTTCAG GTTCCTAGATAGAACAGAAGAGCTTGCG CTGTCTCATTATCGTGAGCACTTGAAcattcaggaccctgagaaacGAAAAGAATTTCTTAAGACCTGCATTGG TTTGCCATTTTCAGCAGAAGATTCTGCACATATTCAAGACCATTACACCCTCCTGGAACGCCAGATCATTATTGAG GCAAATGATCGACATCTAGAGTCAGCAGGACAGACTGAGATCTTTCGGAAGCACCCCCGCAAAGCTTCCATCCTCAACATGCCGTTAGTGACAACGCTTTTCTACTCGTGCTTCTACCATTACACGGAGGCTGAG GGGACGTTCAGCAGTCCGGTCAACCTGAAGAAGACGTTTAAG ATCCCAGACAAACAGTATGTGCTGACGGCCCTGGCAGCTCGCGCCAAGCTTCGAGCCTGGCATGATGTCGATGCCCTCTTTACCACAAAG AACTGGCTGGGCTACACTAAGAAGAGAGCACCCATTGGCTTCCATCGGGTTGTGGAAATTTTGCACAAGAATAGTGCCCCTGTCCAG GTATTACAAGAGTATGTTAATCTGGTGGAAGATGTGGACACAAAGTTGAACTTAGCCACCAAGTTCAAGTGCCATGATGTTGTCATTGAT ACTTGCCGGGACCTGAAGGATCGTCAGCAGTTGCTAGCATACAGGAGTAAGGTGGATAAAGGATCCTCAGAGGAGGAGAAGATTGATGCCATTCTGAATAGCTCG CAAATTCGATGGAAGAACTAA